A DNA window from Helianthus annuus cultivar XRQ/B chromosome 15, HanXRQr2.0-SUNRISE, whole genome shotgun sequence contains the following coding sequences:
- the LOC110910438 gene encoding photosystem I reaction center subunit IV A, chloroplastic, producing MASCSMASAAVGFVVAPNVISNTTTVKCNMVMFSSKKSSRGSRLVVKAADEAAAAPPAAAAEPAVPAKEAAPKPPPIGPKRGAKVRILRKESYWYKGVGSVVTVDQDPKTRYPVVVRFNKVNYANVSTNNYALDEIQEV from the exons ATGGCAAGCTGCAGCATGGCATCTGCTGCTGTTGGATTTGTTGTGGCACCAAATGTGATATCCAACACAACCACAGTTAAGTGCAACATGGTTATGTTTTCTTCCAAGAAGAGTTCTAGGGGTTCAAGATTGGTTGTTAAGGCTGCCGATGAGGCGGCGGCTGCACCGCCCGCGGCAGCTGCTGAACCTGCTGTACCTGCCAAAGAAGCTGCACCTAAACCGCCTCCGATTGGACCCAAGAGAGGAGCCAAG GTGAGAATTCTAAGGAAGGAATCCTACTGGTACAAAGGTGTGGGATCAGTTGTGACCGTTGATCAG GATCCCAAGACACGTTATCCGGTTGTTGTGCGGTTCAACAAAGTTAATTACGCAAATGTGTCAACAAACAACTATGCATTGGATGAGATTCAAGAAGTTTAA
- the LOC110910439 gene encoding protein LOW PSII ACCUMULATION 1, chloroplastic: MSTVAQLAIITTGSANFRQNFKCLGFSFHIDGRKLTSVFTATTTGRTDTIRNGARGRLIVTCSTAKPSSSSEISSSARIRSEVLTPFRSVRMFFYLAFIAQASLGGLIASTQLIGALANPSRAGAVTDIAKGLGIDIGAAALFAFLYYRENKIKNAQMARLSREENLSNLKLRVDERKIITVSEFRGLARLVILAGPSSFIKEAFELSETFTEQLIERGVLAVPFCTDGNVPSFEFDETEETKELTKKRRRLWQLVPVLTPEWSEWLDEQKKLANVSPESPVYLSLRLDGRVRGSGVGYPPWNAFVAQLPPVKGMWSGLLDGMDGRVL, translated from the exons ATGTCTACGGTGGCGCAACTCGCCATCATCACCACCGGTTCCGCTAACTTCCGTCAAAATTTCAAATGCTTAGGGTTTTCTTTCCACATCGACGGCCGTAAATTGACCTCCGTTTTCACCGCCACAACCACCGGCCGTACGGATACAATCAGGAACGGAGCAAGAGGTCGTTTGATAGTCACTTGCTCGACAGCTAAACCGTCGTCCTCTTCAGAAATCAG TTCTTCAGCCAGGATTAGGAGTGAAGTTCTCACACCATTTAGATCCGTGAGGATGTTTTTCTACCTTGCTTTCATCGCACAAGCTTCACTTGGTGGACTAATAGCCAGCACACAACTTATCGGTGCTCTGGCTAACCCATCACGAGCGGGTGCTGTTACCGATATAGCCAAAGGCCTTGGTATAGACATAGGAGCCGCAGCTCTGTTTGCATTCCTGTATTACAGGGAAAACAAGATAAAAAATGCCCAAATGGCCAGGCTCTCACGAGAAGAAAACCTATCGAACCTTAAACTGCGTGTAGATGAAAGGAAGATTATCACTGTTAGTGAGTTTAGAGGACTTGCACGACTTGTGATCCTTGCTGGACCTTCGTCGTTTATAAAAGAGGCTTTTGAACTTAGTGAGACGTTTACTGAACAACTTATTGAAAGAGGGGTGCTTGCGGTGCCTTTTTGTACCGATGGAAACGTGCCGAGTTTTGAGTTTGATGAAACCGAAGAAACAAAGGAGTTGACAAAGAAAAGAAGACGGCTTTGGCAGCTCGTACCTGTTCTTACACCCGAATGGTCTGA GTGGCTAGATGAGCAGAAGAAACTTGCCAATGTATCACCTGAATCTCCGGT GTATTTATCTCTACGGTTGGATGGGCGTGTTCGTGGGAGTGGTGTGGGTTACCCACCTTGGAATGCTTTTGTAGCACAGTTACCTCCAGTTAAAGGAATGTGGTCTGGTCTTCTTGATGGCATGGATGGAAGAGTCCTATGA
- the LOC110913232 gene encoding uncharacterized protein LOC110913232 produces the protein MASVKLSDRKDKWEWRGGCDSCFSVAAIKSFLRSNTDFSSNYAFKWSKWVPKKVNILVWRAQMGRIATLDALIKRNCFNGENRCIMCGDGSETAEHLFCTCVVASEVWARISRWAHVGPIYAFSLSDLLEVHEFSGLGNKAKDILKGVIMIVLWCIWKARNGRRFSDSHKSADKIVQDVKSLGFLWYSNRSKCKDVSWENWVSFSLM, from the coding sequence ATGGCGTCTGTGAAGCTTTCGGACAGAAAAGACAAATGGGAATGGAGAGGGGGTTGTGATTCTTGCTTCTCGGTGGCTGCGATAAAGAGTTTTCTGCGCAGTAATACCGACTTCAGCAGCAACTATGCTTTTAAATGGTCGAAATGGGTCCCGAAGAAGGTTAATATTCTGGTATGGCGAGCTCAAATGGGTCGGATTGCAACGCTGGATGCTCTTATCAAACGGAATTGTTTTAACGGGGAGAATAGGTGTATCATGTGTGGCGATGGCAGTGAAACGGCGGAACACCTTTTCTGTACCTGTGTGGTGGCTTCGGAGGTGTGGGCTCGAATTAGTAGATGGGCTCATGTTGGGCCGATTTATGCCTTCTCGCTGAGTGACTTGCTCGAAGTCCATGAGTTCTCCGGATTGGGGAATAAAGCTAAAGATATTCTTAAAGGCGTTATAATGATCGTCTTGTGGTGTATTTGGAAAGCTAGGAACGGAAGAAGATTTTCGGATTCTCACAAATCGGCGGATAAAATTGTGCAGGACGTTAAGTCGCTGGGGTTTTTGTGGTATAGCAATAGATCTAAATGTAAAGATGTTTCGTGGGAGAATTGGGTTTCTTTTTCTTTGATGTAA